A part of Cannabis sativa cultivar Pink pepper isolate KNU-18-1 chromosome 6, ASM2916894v1, whole genome shotgun sequence genomic DNA contains:
- the LOC115695472 gene encoding protein neprosin-like produces MDIREFFMLLAIMLCTLLCYCKSEEQLMQLSRDEELEIENRLERLNKSSVKSIKTQNGDTYDCIDFYKQPAFDHHLLKNHIYDSQIKPSSRPKVMTNEKSRNDVEQISINNMFSNETCSSGTVPIRRYTKEDLVRIKLFTKSYSARIRSINLENASFHHAIVRTKFDPSKKYNGGWTKASFYTLDVIGLQYTSSRMKLQNGVDSIQAGWTINPTLYGDSKTHVFVFFQAGELSCFNTMCPGFVLTSPRAIADYILDERHPGTFPVREFKITIYRDQMTGNWWLEFGDIQIGYWPSSIFTDLKDLATYVDWGGETYSPIGQPGPPMGSGLFLKHDARYDTYCRQLSLINEAHNLEDAKSTESFSSDVDFYQVENWGYKPYFGYVMTYGGPGPR; encoded by the exons ATGGATATCAGGGAATTTTTTATGTTGCTTGCTATAATGTTGTGTACACTTTTGTGTTATTGTAAATCTGAAGAACAACTAATGCAGTTATCAAGAGATGAAGAGTTGGAAATAGAGAACCGACTTGAGCGATTGAACAAGTCATCCGTCAAGAGTATAAAA ACACAAAATGGAGATACATATGATTGTATCGATTTTTACAAACAACCAGCATTTGATCATCATTTACTAAAGAACCACATATATGATTCTCAG ATAAAACCTTCTTCTCGTCctaaagtgatgacgaatgaAAAGTCTCGAAATGATGTGGagcaaatatcaataaataacaTGTTTAGCAATGAAACATGTTCATCTGGAACCGTTCCAATAAGAAGATATACCAAGGAAGATCTAGTTAGAATCAAATTATTTACCAAGTCTTATTCTGCAAGAATTCGTTCCATTAATCTGGAAAATGCTAGTTTTCAT CATGCGATTGTTCGAACAAAATTTGATCCGAGCAAAAAATACAATGGAGGTTGGACAAAAGCAAGCTTTTATACATTGGATGTTATTGGCTTACAATATACTTCAAGTCGAATGAAATTGCAAAATGGAGTTGATAGCATTCAAGCTGGTTGGACA ATAAATCCTACATTATATGGAGATAGTAAAACTCacgtttttgtattttttcaa GCTGGTGAATTATCTTGTTTTAATACGATGTGTCCAGGTTTTGTTTTAACTAGCCCTCGTGCTATAGCCGATTATATTCTAGATGAAAGACACCCGGGTACTTTTCCTGTAAGGGAATTTAAAATCACTATTTATCGG GATCAAATGACTGGAAATTGGTGGCTTGAGTTTGGAGATATTCAAATTGGGTATTGGCCATCTAGCATATTTACTGACTTGAAAGATTTGGCTACGTATGTTGACTGGGGAGGAGAAACTTATAGTCCAATTGGTCAACCTGGTCCTCCGATGGGTTCTGGTTTATTTCTAAAACATGATGCTCGTTATGATACATATTGTCGACAATTATCACTTATAAATGAGGCCCACAACTTAGAAGATGCTAAAAGTACAGAAAGTTTTTCTAGTGATGTTGACTTTTATCAAGTAGAAAATTGGGGATATAAACCATATTTTGGATATGTCATGACATATGGTGGACCTGGCCCTAGATAA